Proteins from a genomic interval of Candidatus Methylacidithermus pantelleriae:
- a CDS encoding cytochrome c oxidase subunit I, whose product MDSAHHAAGASSGEGVLHVEESWEELEHHYRQLPWWRRWVFSTDHKVIGLQYTVTALLFLFIGFSLMMVMRWQLAHPGQPVPWVGPILEKLLGPTMAPGGVITPQLYNTFGAMHGTIMIFLGVVPLGFAGIGNFVVPLQVGAPDMAFPRINMASFWAQFVGGLIMLASFFVPGGAAKTGWTAYTPLADVVDNGPGFHPILNGQTLWIIGMIFVITASLLGSINFLATIIQLRAPGMTWMRLPFFVWAELVTAFLLLLAFPPLEAAAIMQFMDRVFGTSFFAPTGLVVNGQLAPVSGGGTPILWQHLFWFLAHPEVYVLVLPALGIVAEVIANNIRKPLYGYKIMVYSVCAIGFLSMIVWAHHMYMTGMGPAVSAFFQTTTVSISVPSVLIISCLVLSLWGASIRFTLPMLWALAFIPMFGIGGLTGLPLAFSAAGLVLHDTYYVIGHFHYLVAPGSLFAAFAAVYYWFPKATGRYLNEFLGKIHFWGSLIFMNGIFWPMLIQGFAGIHRRWYDGGASWQLAQGVLQLNYVMSVSTWLLGIFQLFFIVNFFWSLWFGRKVESDNPWEATTLEWATPTPPPHGNFQRQPLVYRGPYEYGVPGYSQDYLPQFEAFGAPAPRLASPAPPAGA is encoded by the coding sequence ATGGACAGCGCACATCACGCGGCAGGAGCATCGAGCGGGGAAGGGGTTCTTCACGTAGAAGAGAGCTGGGAGGAACTGGAACATCACTATCGCCAGCTTCCCTGGTGGCGACGGTGGGTCTTTTCTACCGATCACAAGGTGATCGGGTTGCAGTATACCGTCACGGCTCTCCTTTTCCTTTTCATCGGGTTTAGCTTGATGATGGTCATGCGTTGGCAGCTCGCACATCCGGGCCAGCCGGTTCCATGGGTGGGTCCAATATTAGAAAAACTTCTGGGTCCGACCATGGCGCCTGGAGGGGTCATTACCCCGCAGCTCTATAACACCTTCGGGGCCATGCATGGGACGATCATGATTTTCCTTGGGGTTGTCCCGTTGGGTTTTGCGGGAATTGGGAATTTTGTCGTGCCCCTGCAGGTGGGAGCCCCGGATATGGCGTTCCCGCGGATCAATATGGCCAGCTTTTGGGCTCAGTTTGTGGGTGGGCTCATCATGCTAGCCAGCTTTTTTGTGCCAGGAGGAGCGGCGAAAACCGGCTGGACCGCTTACACTCCGCTGGCAGACGTGGTGGACAACGGACCTGGATTTCACCCGATTTTGAACGGGCAGACCCTGTGGATCATCGGGATGATTTTTGTTATCACGGCGTCGCTTTTAGGTTCCATTAATTTTCTTGCTACGATCATCCAGTTGCGCGCTCCGGGAATGACGTGGATGCGGCTGCCTTTCTTTGTTTGGGCGGAACTCGTAACGGCTTTTCTTTTGCTCCTGGCCTTCCCTCCCTTAGAGGCGGCCGCGATTATGCAATTTATGGACCGGGTATTTGGGACGAGTTTTTTTGCTCCCACAGGTCTTGTCGTTAATGGGCAACTGGCTCCGGTCAGTGGAGGAGGGACTCCCATTTTGTGGCAGCATCTTTTCTGGTTCCTGGCGCATCCGGAGGTCTATGTACTGGTTCTCCCCGCGCTTGGCATTGTGGCGGAGGTCATAGCAAACAATATCCGCAAGCCGCTCTACGGGTATAAGATCATGGTCTATTCGGTTTGTGCGATCGGTTTTCTTTCCATGATCGTGTGGGCTCATCACATGTACATGACGGGAATGGGTCCTGCCGTAAGCGCATTTTTCCAGACCACCACTGTCTCCATTTCGGTCCCCTCTGTCCTCATCATTAGTTGCCTTGTGCTTTCGCTTTGGGGCGCTTCGATTCGTTTCACCCTTCCCATGCTCTGGGCCTTGGCCTTTATCCCCATGTTTGGGATTGGTGGACTTACCGGGTTGCCTTTGGCTTTCAGCGCGGCAGGCTTGGTCTTACATGATACGTACTACGTGATCGGGCACTTCCATTATCTGGTAGCTCCAGGATCGCTCTTCGCTGCCTTCGCGGCCGTGTACTATTGGTTTCCGAAGGCCACCGGACGCTATCTTAACGAGTTTTTGGGCAAGATTCACTTCTGGGGTTCGCTGATTTTCATGAATGGCATTTTCTGGCCTATGCTGATTCAGGGTTTCGCGGGCATTCATCGCCGGTGGTATGACGGAGGTGCTTCTTGGCAATTGGCCCAGGGGGTTCTGCAACTCAATTATGTGATGTCGGTTAGTACGTGGCTGCTTGGAATTTTCCAGCTTTTCTTCATTGTCAATTTCTTCTGGAGCCTCTGGTTTGGTCGCAAGGTGGAGTCAGACAACCCGTGGGAAGCCACCACGCTTGAGTGGGCTACCCCGACACCACCCCCGCATGGAAATTTCCAGCGGCAACCCTTGGTCTATCGTGGACCTTATGAATACGGGGTTCCGGGATACTCGCAGGACTATCTGCCTCAGTTTGAGGCCTTTGGAGCTCCGGCACCCCGCCTGGCAAGTCCTGCTCCTCCTGCTGGAGCCTAG
- a CDS encoding 2-oxoacid:acceptor oxidoreductase family protein — protein sequence MGRNGALARVDPRFLKEEGTEVFTGTELLVKGLLETHGGTHLWTGYPGSPVSGFFDAIDLVRDLLKERGIRAILANNEALAGAMLNGSQMMGLRAAAVMKSVGLHVASDGLALGNLAGAHPEGGALVIVGDDPWSESTQVPADSRFLAQHLHMPVLEPSSLQEVKDWINTAFVLSRESGCYILFLLSSYQAEGGGTVQLHHNHFDTRFSTLHPVEIDTERVDYDKVLLPPRTGKKEMELRQRWERLWRMARRLGVNEIFWPADPPFSPEHRYRIGFVSSGLSLCYLYQALEELGLESQLPILRCGISHPLDPELVREFASRVEAVVVVEERRAFLESQIACAVAQAGISCRIWGKQFPYGLPGFPDVLGLHPSLVAERLGRLLEAIGQHEDGYRDWVGLGSVAKKIQAMSTSGRNVVARTPTFCPGCPHRDSASVLLEIEKAFRDPSYMWKRHRKGPVRLVFHGDTGCYTMLMFEPYQRLMHNYSGMGLGGGTGLGVDPFITNKQVVFMGDSTFFHSGLVAISNSVKNGQDVTYLILDNRTTAMTGHQGTPATEEDLMGESRFTQRIETIARSITQQAGAPVIRIDPSDRRKYRQLLEEILLRDGVKVVIADKECAITYQRKVARREREEIARFGYLRQKRYIQINPEVCEYCLECTLSTGCPGLSIGESFFGPKIQTDLSWCVADGACAKLFACPAFEEITVIRRGRQPEPSGCRVGSRLPAPSTRLLDKRWSVYLAGVGGMGVASLTAVLVRAGHREGYRVRFCQKTGLAIRNGGVYSQVTFSPTDRSCAEPVLLRYGEADLLLGLDLLEAARALDPTFCQRVVSPERTAAIVNTAKTPTIRCLLGQEDFSVEELVEYLRGATRPGRFLAIDLFVATEQEFGTKLLANLVLLGVAFQRGELPLSLDSLQWAIRETFGHRAHENWQAFEFGRRLAEARPRAEASAKNGGYQEVLSEKLSWLEKRGSPGKKLAQALWRAVVESIGEFSLEDVVLRDLTLRLYELLLWGGEAYARRYLRVLLAVHRHDQPERGYEATQVAMESLFRVMAIKDEVYVAELLTRPERDQRDYDRYRLDLSQGESLVRRHYLCPEIQLLGRGWAIPLVVPHGILRVIARCQWLRKVLRWHRSEEAFRDYYLEAVETTLSQGAQDYDRWVAFLRVPLGVRGFRRVRSAQMEKAQVEVRQWLKRFRDDSKESLAMCSPS from the coding sequence ATGGGGAGAAACGGTGCCCTCGCTCGCGTCGATCCTCGCTTTCTCAAGGAAGAGGGGACAGAGGTATTCACCGGAACCGAGCTTTTGGTTAAGGGGCTTTTGGAGACACATGGTGGTACCCACCTTTGGACCGGGTATCCGGGTTCTCCCGTTTCTGGCTTTTTCGATGCCATTGATCTGGTTCGGGATCTTCTCAAGGAACGCGGCATCCGAGCCATCCTAGCGAATAACGAGGCGCTTGCTGGAGCCATGTTAAACGGCTCTCAGATGATGGGTCTGCGAGCAGCGGCCGTTATGAAAAGCGTCGGGCTCCACGTGGCTTCCGACGGCCTTGCCTTGGGCAATTTAGCGGGTGCACATCCGGAGGGAGGAGCTTTGGTGATCGTTGGGGATGATCCTTGGAGCGAGTCTACTCAGGTGCCGGCAGATTCACGGTTTCTCGCGCAGCATCTTCATATGCCGGTTTTGGAACCTAGCTCCCTCCAGGAGGTCAAGGATTGGATTAATACGGCCTTTGTCCTCTCTCGAGAGAGTGGGTGTTACATTCTTTTTCTTCTTTCGAGCTATCAAGCTGAAGGAGGGGGCACAGTCCAGTTGCACCATAATCACTTCGATACGCGGTTTAGCACCCTTCATCCGGTCGAGATCGACACGGAAAGAGTTGATTACGACAAGGTTTTGCTACCCCCCCGAACGGGCAAAAAGGAGATGGAACTACGGCAGCGCTGGGAGCGACTTTGGAGGATGGCGCGCCGCCTTGGGGTCAATGAGATTTTCTGGCCTGCTGATCCTCCTTTTTCACCAGAGCACCGGTATCGGATCGGCTTTGTTAGCTCAGGGCTTTCGCTTTGCTATCTCTACCAGGCCTTAGAGGAACTAGGCCTTGAGTCTCAACTCCCCATCCTGCGCTGTGGCATTAGTCATCCGTTGGATCCGGAGCTCGTCCGGGAGTTTGCTTCCCGTGTGGAGGCGGTGGTGGTTGTTGAGGAAAGGAGAGCGTTTTTGGAATCCCAAATTGCTTGCGCCGTTGCCCAGGCGGGGATCAGTTGTCGCATTTGGGGCAAGCAGTTTCCCTACGGGCTACCTGGCTTTCCGGATGTACTGGGGTTACACCCCTCTCTTGTGGCCGAACGCTTGGGGCGCCTGTTGGAAGCCATTGGCCAACACGAGGATGGCTATCGAGACTGGGTGGGCCTGGGGAGTGTCGCTAAGAAAATCCAAGCAATGAGCACCTCGGGACGCAACGTTGTTGCGCGAACGCCGACGTTCTGCCCCGGTTGTCCCCACAGGGATAGTGCGTCAGTCCTTTTAGAGATTGAGAAGGCGTTTCGGGATCCGAGCTATATGTGGAAACGTCATCGGAAGGGGCCTGTGCGCCTCGTTTTTCATGGGGATACCGGGTGTTACACCATGTTGATGTTCGAGCCCTACCAGAGGCTGATGCATAACTACAGCGGGATGGGGTTGGGTGGTGGGACAGGGTTGGGCGTCGATCCTTTTATTACCAATAAACAGGTCGTTTTCATGGGGGATTCTACCTTTTTTCATAGCGGGTTGGTAGCCATATCCAACTCGGTGAAAAATGGTCAGGATGTTACCTACCTAATCCTGGACAATCGCACAACGGCGATGACAGGACACCAGGGAACGCCGGCGACCGAAGAGGACCTAATGGGGGAATCCCGATTTACCCAAAGGATCGAAACGATCGCCCGCTCTATTACCCAGCAAGCTGGTGCTCCTGTGATTCGCATCGATCCTAGCGATCGAAGGAAGTATCGGCAGCTTTTGGAAGAGATCCTTCTGCGCGATGGGGTCAAGGTTGTCATCGCCGACAAGGAGTGTGCCATTACCTATCAGCGGAAGGTGGCGCGGAGAGAACGAGAAGAAATCGCCCGATTCGGCTACCTTCGCCAGAAGCGTTACATCCAGATTAATCCCGAGGTTTGCGAATACTGCTTGGAGTGCACGCTTTCGACTGGATGTCCAGGTCTTTCGATTGGAGAGAGTTTCTTTGGTCCTAAGATTCAAACGGATCTTTCTTGGTGTGTCGCTGATGGGGCTTGCGCCAAGCTTTTTGCGTGTCCTGCATTCGAAGAAATCACGGTCATCCGAAGAGGAAGACAGCCAGAACCCTCTGGCTGTCGAGTGGGATCGCGTCTGCCGGCTCCCTCGACGCGCCTGCTGGACAAGCGTTGGAGCGTTTATCTTGCCGGGGTGGGGGGAATGGGGGTCGCAAGCCTTACGGCGGTGCTGGTCCGTGCTGGTCATCGAGAGGGGTATCGAGTGCGTTTCTGCCAGAAGACGGGTCTGGCCATTCGAAACGGCGGAGTGTATAGCCAGGTGACATTCTCTCCTACGGACCGTTCTTGTGCGGAGCCGGTCCTCCTTCGTTACGGGGAGGCGGACCTTCTTTTGGGCTTGGACCTATTGGAAGCGGCCCGGGCGCTGGATCCGACTTTTTGCCAACGGGTCGTTTCTCCGGAGCGAACCGCCGCGATTGTGAATACGGCCAAGACACCCACCATTCGTTGTTTGCTCGGGCAAGAGGATTTTTCAGTCGAGGAACTCGTCGAGTATCTCAGGGGGGCGACACGACCCGGTCGATTCTTGGCGATCGACCTTTTCGTGGCGACGGAACAGGAGTTTGGAACCAAACTTTTGGCCAATTTGGTACTTCTAGGGGTTGCTTTCCAACGCGGCGAATTGCCCCTTTCTCTTGACAGTCTCCAGTGGGCCATTCGGGAAACCTTTGGACATCGGGCTCACGAGAACTGGCAGGCATTCGAGTTCGGGCGTCGTCTGGCAGAGGCTCGCCCCAGGGCAGAAGCGTCGGCAAAAAACGGAGGGTACCAGGAGGTGCTCTCAGAGAAGCTTTCCTGGCTGGAAAAACGAGGAAGCCCAGGTAAGAAGCTTGCCCAAGCTTTATGGCGTGCGGTGGTTGAGTCGATCGGCGAATTCTCCCTAGAAGACGTGGTACTGCGGGACCTTACACTTCGGCTCTACGAGCTTTTGTTGTGGGGAGGGGAAGCATACGCTCGGAGGTATCTGCGGGTTCTGTTGGCAGTGCATCGCCACGATCAACCGGAGAGAGGGTACGAAGCAACGCAGGTGGCTATGGAGAGCCTTTTCCGAGTCATGGCAATCAAGGACGAAGTATATGTTGCAGAGCTTTTGACTCGGCCGGAACGGGACCAGAGGGATTATGACCGTTACCGGCTAGATCTTTCCCAAGGGGAATCTCTCGTACGCCGTCATTATCTTTGTCCAGAAATTCAGCTCCTTGGGCGGGGATGGGCAATCCCCCTGGTAGTGCCTCACGGAATTCTCAGGGTCATAGCTCGGTGCCAGTGGCTGCGGAAAGTGCTCCGGTGGCACCGTTCTGAGGAAGCTTTCCGTGATTACTACTTGGAGGCGGTAGAAACCACGCTTTCACAGGGAGCGCAGGATTACGACCGTTGGGTCGCATTTCTACGAGTTCCGCTAGGCGTCCGAGGCTTTCGGCGAGTTCGATCGGCTCAAATGGAGAAGGCACAAGTTGAGGTCCGGCAGTGGCTGAAGCGGTTTCGAGATGACTCCAAAGAGTCTCTGGCCATGTGTAGCCCATCCTGA